A window from candidate division KSB1 bacterium encodes these proteins:
- a CDS encoding PP2C family protein-serine/threonine phosphatase: MSHSNLLEHFSLNIASFQEGFNSLLTSTSLKDFANKYAQLIKRNLLVSGVSVFYRSSNSDEWQSLFSNHSKTIENKVTHHSKEEFSISYDYPESNHIFVILPNGTGSIFHILIGHKLDNSGFSDLDKLTLQFLINLLNNAYQAFDQLKREKDLIFSLNTRVLQINSLIDTGIEIASMAKQNAVQEFNAFLESGHDSDQVGNQLSLFELSLQSVASLTNASKAHLRITAEETVNHIYFPGEFNNEEPSLEESRITHSFDYQDKTYCFTLFEKESRSGVVSFDDTDSMILEGIVRQVNAALENDYLLKQLLEKQKIEQEIAVAGAIQQAIIPKELHKIPGYDLFGINIPSKDVGGDYYDCIHLQDGRFALVIADVSGKGVPASLLVSSLQASLYAYLEGNLSLPKLAHKLNHAIFNASTIDKYITFFMAVLSPGQGKLEVLNAGHNPALLLKSDNSLHKLEAGGICIGMFDSGIEFTTESITIEPGESLLLFTDGIPEATVDEENFYEDETLEEYFVNNAHKNADLFIHDLMNDVREFVGGQPKSDDITALFLKRNK, translated from the coding sequence ATGAGCCATTCTAATCTCCTGGAACATTTCTCACTCAATATCGCTTCTTTCCAGGAAGGATTCAATTCTCTCTTAACCTCAACTTCGTTAAAAGATTTTGCCAATAAATATGCCCAATTAATAAAGAGAAATCTTTTGGTATCAGGAGTGAGTGTTTTTTATCGCTCTTCGAATTCAGATGAATGGCAATCCTTATTTTCCAATCACTCTAAGACGATTGAAAACAAAGTTACACATCATTCAAAAGAAGAATTCAGTATTTCTTATGACTATCCTGAATCGAACCATATTTTTGTAATCCTTCCGAATGGAACCGGGTCAATTTTTCATATTCTTATTGGACATAAACTCGACAATTCAGGCTTTTCGGATTTGGATAAACTCACTTTACAATTTTTGATTAACCTGTTAAACAATGCGTATCAAGCATTCGATCAACTCAAAAGAGAGAAAGATCTAATATTTTCATTGAATACCAGAGTCCTGCAAATAAATAGCTTAATTGATACCGGAATCGAAATTGCAAGCATGGCGAAACAAAATGCGGTTCAGGAGTTTAATGCCTTTCTTGAAAGTGGTCATGATAGCGATCAGGTTGGTAACCAACTTTCACTATTTGAACTATCGCTGCAAAGCGTCGCTTCGCTTACAAATGCCTCAAAAGCCCACCTGAGAATTACTGCCGAAGAGACTGTAAACCATATTTATTTTCCAGGCGAGTTTAACAATGAAGAACCCTCATTAGAAGAAAGCAGGATCACCCATTCGTTTGATTACCAGGATAAAACCTATTGTTTTACACTGTTTGAAAAAGAAAGTAGATCTGGAGTTGTTTCATTCGATGATACCGATTCAATGATTTTGGAAGGCATTGTCAGGCAGGTAAACGCTGCTTTGGAAAATGATTATTTATTAAAGCAATTGTTAGAAAAACAAAAGATCGAGCAAGAGATTGCAGTTGCCGGGGCGATTCAACAGGCAATAATTCCCAAAGAACTTCATAAAATTCCTGGCTATGATTTATTTGGAATCAATATTCCTTCGAAAGATGTAGGTGGAGATTACTATGATTGTATTCATCTTCAAGATGGTCGATTTGCACTAGTCATCGCTGATGTGAGTGGTAAAGGTGTTCCGGCTTCATTGCTTGTAAGCAGCTTGCAAGCCTCTCTTTATGCGTACCTGGAGGGCAATCTCTCATTGCCAAAATTAGCCCATAAATTAAATCATGCAATATTCAATGCTTCAACGATTGATAAATACATCACATTTTTTATGGCAGTGCTTTCACCCGGACAAGGCAAACTGGAGGTTCTAAACGCAGGACACAATCCAGCTCTATTGCTAAAAAGTGATAATTCTCTTCACAAGTTAGAAGCGGGTGGAATCTGCATCGGAATGTTTGATTCAGGAATCGAATTTACGACTGAATCCATAACTATCGAACCTGGTGAAAGCTTGCTGTTGTTTACAGATGGCATACCCGAAGCAACAGTTGATGAAGAGAACTTTTATGAAGATGAAACATTGGAAGAATATTTTGTGAATAATGCACATAAAAATGCTGACCTCTTTATTCATGATTTGATGAATGATGTCCGGGAATTTGTCGGCGGCCAGCCGAAGAGTGATGATATTACGGCCTTGTTTTTGAAACGAAATAAGTAA
- a CDS encoding STAS domain-containing protein, whose translation MTQLTFTSRMEEDHLVVTTSGYINQHGGENIAKECFKYIDEGTTKVILDLKDSKVVNSIGISVLIEVIEKLNDVKRYTNLY comes from the coding sequence ATGACACAGCTAACATTTACATCCAGAATGGAAGAAGATCATTTGGTAGTAACTACATCAGGTTATATCAATCAACATGGTGGAGAAAATATTGCTAAAGAGTGCTTTAAGTATATCGATGAAGGTACAACAAAAGTGATCCTGGATTTAAAAGATTCCAAGGTTGTGAACTCGATAGGGATATCGGTACTGATTGAAGTGATTGAAAAACTCAATGATGTAAAGAGGTACACTAACCTTTATTAA
- a CDS encoding ATP-binding protein gives MKNESIKLTVILPQIPDVEVVAIKGMEHLAEHLGIQDEKIGEARILVNEAIINALGHAGEDSQEVRVEFTMTKEKLVIFVEDYGTGFEPDKVEDPNIDEKIHSANKRGWGLKLMKSMSDDFIIESGPNGTKITMIKNLI, from the coding sequence ATGAAAAATGAATCTATAAAACTAACAGTAATTCTTCCGCAAATTCCAGATGTTGAGGTTGTAGCCATAAAAGGCATGGAACACCTCGCAGAACATCTCGGTATTCAGGATGAGAAAATCGGTGAAGCAAGAATACTGGTAAACGAAGCCATTATTAATGCGCTCGGGCATGCTGGTGAAGATAGCCAGGAAGTTCGAGTTGAGTTTACAATGACTAAAGAGAAATTAGTCATTTTTGTTGAAGACTATGGCACCGGGTTCGAACCTGACAAGGTTGAAGATCCAAATATAGACGAGAAAATCCATTCCGCCAATAAACGTGGGTGGGGGCTTAAACTGATGAAATCCATGTCAGACGACTTTATCATCGAATCTGGTCCCAATGGAACAAAAATCACTATGATCAAGAATTTGATTTAA
- a CDS encoding SDR family oxidoreductase codes for MNFTNKIVLVTGGSRGIGRSISQQFAENGARVAINYKKNLAAAEKTKASLNGGPHLIVQTDIGDSTAVQNMIDQVVSEMGGLDIVVNNAGIFEEHPAHSVTYDQWQDKWDRTLKTNLIGPANLCYCAVQHFLKQGGGRIVNVGSRGAFRGEPDSPAYGASKAGLHAMGQSLAKSLAPFNIFVHNVAPGFVETEMAVEDLKGKKGDEIRGQSPLNRVAKPEEIAHTVLFLASKETEFLTGCIVDVNGASYLRT; via the coding sequence ATGAATTTCACAAACAAAATCGTATTGGTAACAGGCGGCTCACGCGGAATTGGCCGTAGTATTTCACAACAATTTGCAGAAAACGGTGCAAGAGTTGCGATCAATTACAAAAAGAATCTTGCTGCTGCAGAAAAAACCAAAGCTTCTCTAAATGGTGGTCCGCATTTGATCGTTCAGACGGATATAGGTGATTCGACTGCAGTTCAAAATATGATTGATCAGGTTGTATCAGAAATGGGTGGTTTGGATATTGTCGTGAATAATGCAGGCATTTTTGAAGAACATCCCGCTCATAGTGTCACTTACGATCAATGGCAAGATAAATGGGATCGGACTTTGAAAACAAATCTGATTGGCCCGGCAAATCTGTGTTATTGCGCTGTACAGCACTTTTTAAAGCAGGGTGGAGGTAGAATTGTCAATGTTGGATCTCGAGGCGCCTTTCGCGGTGAGCCAGACAGCCCGGCTTATGGCGCCAGTAAAGCCGGATTGCATGCGATGGGACAATCTCTGGCAAAATCTCTCGCTCCTTTTAATATATTCGTGCATAATGTGGCCCCAGGTTTTGTGGAAACTGAAATGGCCGTCGAAGATTTGAAGGGGAAAAAAGGCGATGAAATTCGCGGGCAAAGTCCGCTTAATCGAGTGGCAAAACCGGAAGAGATCGCTCATACGGTTTTGTTCCTGGCATCGAAAGAAACGGAATTTTTAACCGGATGTATTGTGGATGTAAATGGCGCTTCGTATTTGAGGACCTAG
- a CDS encoding amidohydrolase, with the protein MSYVLKLKNGIFQVSSCLVIIFLLFFQGCSQEPGPELILTNGKVYTLSWDEPAPDGTPASNAPYSSDGWQPDAEALVIGSGQILFVGSTEDALNYPNERVIEANQIANQDESVKVIDVNGATILPGLVDSHTHVTNLGKALSILNLVGVETEEEAVAKAVEWAKNIPRGEWVIGRGWDEGAWANRYPDMKLLSEKIPDHPVCLRGLHSFAVWGNKMAFEKAGITSETKAPKGGEIRKDANGNLTGILINNATDLLETAIPGSTPEQIKQQLLAGLNAMAEAGYVAVHDAGVRREMMDALQILDDEGKLPIRIYAMLSARDESFMPEWLLMGPRTNPGNKLIVRSVKAYYDGALGSRGARLLQDYSDKPGHRGVSGNEYGFDEDIIASMMIRGFQVAIHAIGDAGNREALDFLETVINENPSVKSNRHRIEHAQVIHPDDFKRFIELGLIASMEPPHAVEDKTWAEDRLGSERVKGAYAWRTLREIGVRLTFNSDLPGSDHNIFYGLHAAMTRRGKDKQPTEGWYPEQNMTPEEAIRGYTNWSAYAAFLENETGILEPGRWADITVMDIDPFVLGETDPGKILDGEILMTIVNGIVIYEKK; encoded by the coding sequence ATGTCCTATGTACTAAAATTAAAAAATGGTATATTCCAGGTTTCTTCTTGCCTGGTCATAATATTTTTACTGTTTTTTCAAGGTTGTAGTCAGGAGCCTGGCCCAGAATTAATTCTCACCAACGGAAAAGTTTACACTTTATCCTGGGATGAACCTGCCCCTGACGGAACTCCTGCATCTAATGCTCCTTATTCAAGTGATGGATGGCAGCCGGATGCTGAAGCCCTGGTGATCGGCAGTGGACAAATATTATTTGTTGGTTCCACTGAAGATGCATTGAATTATCCAAATGAGCGGGTGATTGAAGCCAACCAAATTGCTAACCAGGATGAGTCAGTGAAAGTGATAGATGTTAATGGCGCAACCATTCTACCGGGATTGGTAGATTCCCATACTCATGTAACCAATTTGGGGAAAGCGCTTTCAATACTCAATCTAGTTGGGGTGGAAACAGAAGAAGAGGCAGTCGCGAAGGCTGTGGAATGGGCTAAGAATATTCCCAGAGGCGAATGGGTGATCGGACGCGGTTGGGATGAAGGCGCCTGGGCTAATCGCTATCCTGATATGAAACTGTTGTCTGAAAAAATTCCGGATCATCCGGTTTGTTTGCGAGGACTCCATAGTTTTGCAGTCTGGGGCAATAAAATGGCTTTCGAGAAAGCCGGCATTACATCAGAAACAAAGGCGCCAAAAGGTGGAGAAATTCGCAAAGATGCCAATGGAAATCTCACAGGTATACTGATCAACAACGCCACGGATTTGCTCGAAACTGCAATTCCAGGGTCTACTCCCGAACAGATTAAGCAACAGTTATTAGCCGGTCTTAATGCAATGGCAGAAGCTGGCTATGTTGCCGTACATGATGCTGGTGTAAGAAGAGAAATGATGGATGCATTGCAAATCCTGGATGATGAAGGAAAATTACCCATTCGAATCTATGCCATGCTTTCTGCTCGCGATGAATCTTTCATGCCGGAATGGCTTCTGATGGGTCCCAGGACCAATCCAGGCAACAAACTTATTGTTCGCTCTGTGAAAGCCTATTATGATGGCGCTCTTGGTTCACGGGGTGCCAGGTTACTGCAAGATTATTCCGATAAACCTGGTCATCGTGGGGTTAGCGGGAATGAATATGGATTTGACGAAGATATTATAGCTAGTATGATGATAAGAGGATTTCAAGTCGCTATTCATGCGATTGGTGATGCCGGTAATCGTGAGGCTCTTGATTTTCTTGAAACTGTAATCAATGAGAATCCATCTGTTAAATCCAATCGCCACCGTATTGAACATGCCCAGGTAATCCACCCTGATGATTTTAAAAGATTTATTGAATTAGGTCTAATTGCTTCCATGGAGCCGCCCCATGCTGTTGAAGACAAAACCTGGGCTGAGGATCGTTTAGGTTCTGAGCGTGTAAAAGGAGCCTATGCCTGGAGAACACTCCGAGAGATTGGCGTCAGGCTAACGTTTAATTCAGATCTGCCAGGTTCCGATCACAATATTTTCTATGGTTTACATGCTGCTATGACTAGAAGAGGTAAAGATAAACAACCGACTGAAGGATGGTACCCGGAGCAAAACATGACACCGGAAGAGGCAATCCGTGGTTATACCAATTGGAGCGCTTATGCAGCTTTTCTGGAAAATGAAACCGGAATCCTGGAGCCAGGAAGATGGGCGGATATCACGGTAATGGATATCGATCCTTTTGTTTTGGGCGAAACGGACCCTGGTAAAATTCTTGATGGGGAAATCTTGATGACTATTGTAAATGGGATAGTGATTTATGAAAAAAAATGA
- a CDS encoding DJ-1/PfpI family protein, translating into MKIIFKYISIVFGFIIIACTQKESSDSLSDMSLNANENKNILNAGFVCVDKVYNSELMAPYDILQHTVYRDSSNYIRCFIVTPDGKPFTTSEGIVIKPHYSFENCPPIDILVIPSTENSMSSDLENKILMDWLKEKIGFATTVITLCDGAFPLAATGALENRVATTFPGDRDRFSKMFPNIDVRYDVNFVEDGKFITSVGGALSYEPALYLVEKLYSKASAHRTGQGLVLDWDLQKTPHLIVKHNYN; encoded by the coding sequence ATGAAAATTATATTTAAATATATTTCGATTGTATTTGGGTTTATCATAATTGCTTGTACGCAAAAGGAAAGTTCTGATTCACTTTCTGATATGTCTTTAAATGCCAATGAGAACAAGAATATTCTCAATGCTGGTTTTGTTTGTGTCGACAAAGTCTATAATTCAGAACTCATGGCCCCTTACGATATTTTACAACATACGGTTTATCGGGATTCAAGCAATTATATTCGCTGCTTTATCGTAACACCGGATGGCAAACCATTTACCACCTCAGAAGGTATTGTTATCAAACCCCATTACTCTTTTGAGAATTGCCCGCCAATCGATATTCTTGTGATCCCAAGTACCGAGAATAGTATGTCTTCCGACCTGGAAAACAAAATTTTAATGGATTGGCTCAAAGAAAAAATAGGTTTTGCAACAACAGTAATCACTCTTTGTGATGGTGCATTTCCTCTCGCCGCTACAGGAGCTTTGGAAAATCGTGTCGCTACCACATTTCCAGGAGATCGTGACCGTTTTTCAAAGATGTTTCCGAATATAGACGTTCGTTATGATGTCAATTTTGTTGAAGACGGAAAATTTATTACATCGGTTGGTGGTGCGTTGAGCTATGAGCCTGCGTTATATTTGGTCGAAAAGCTTTATTCAAAAGCCAGTGCTCACCGAACCGGGCAAGGGTTGGTTTTGGATTGGGATTTGCAGAAGACTCCACACTTGATTGTTAAACATAATTATAATTAG